The nucleotide window AACTATGTGGGGTAAAGCAATGAAGCTGAGGATGTAAGGGAACACCATTATGATAAAACCTACTACAAAAAGTATCTGGAAATAAGTAGTTAGAAATGCATTTAAACTGGTCAATTGTCCGCTAAACATGAGGGACATAATTATAATTGTCGATATAATACCCACAATAATGGCAGGAATACCCCTGTAAATTATTATTACTACGATGTACTTCAAACCATCCACAAACATGTTTAACCACTCATTAAATGGGGGTAATTCATTAGAATCTTTGAAAGAATATTCAATTATACGTAAATTGTACCCATATGCCAATATTGCAGGTATTATTAAAATACTGGTGGCCATTAGTATGCCCAGTGTTAAAAGTCGTTTCACATTGGAAAAAGGAAATTTCAAGGAATCTGCAACCATTTCACTAACATTCATTTTCTAATACTCCCCTTGTAAATAAACTACTCCCATCTTAATTAATAATATAACTAAAAGTTAGTCAAATTTATTAACATATAATTGTTACCATCTGGCTTCTGAAAAGTTACTTATTTTCTGAAAATTTACTTAATATAGTTAAAGAAAATAATTGATATTCATCCTAAATTTTTTTGAAATTGTCAAAAAAAATAATAAAATCATCAATTCAATTGGAGATATAATTATGCTTGCCAAAAGAATTATACCCTGCCTGGACTGCGACCTCAACGTCCCCCACGGACGTGTGGTTAAAGGAGTGGAATTTAAACAGATCCGTTATGCAGGAGAACCCGTGGAACTGGCCACAAAATATTATGAAGATGGTGCTGATGAAATCGTGTTCCTGGACATAACCGCCTCCCACGAACGCAGGGAGACCATGGCCGATGTTATTAATGCAACCACCGAGAATGTGTTCGTTCCCATCTGTGTGGGCGGTGGTATAAGGAAGCCACAGGACTATGTGAACATGCTCAAGGCCGGTGCAGATAAGTGTTCAACCAACACCGCAGCCATTCACAACCCTGATCTCATCAATGAAGCTTCCAAGGTAGTGGGTAGTCAGGCCTGTGTCATTGGTATTGATGCCAAAAGACGCTACATTGAAGACCCTAAAGAAAGTGATGATCACATTATAATTGAAACGCCCCAAGGTTACTGCTGGTACGACTGCAGTATCTACGGTGGAAGGGAATTCACAGGCATCGACGCGGTAAAGTGGGCCATGGAATGCCAGGAACGGGGTGCAGGTGAAATACTCCTCACCAGTATGGACCGGGACGGTACCAAGGATGGTTATGACATACCTCTCAACCAGACCATGAGCGAAATGCTGGATATTCCCATAATTGCCTCCGGTGGTGGAGGTAACCCGGATGATATTTATGAAGTACTTACCCTGGGCAAAGCAGATGCAGCACTTGCTGCCAGCATCTTCCACTTTGATGAGTACCCGGTGCCTGTGGTGAAGGAGTTCTTGAAGGAGAATGGTGTTGCTGTTCGACTCTGAAAAGTTCACTACAAAACTTCTATCTCAAAGTTGATCAATCAAAGTTGATCAACATTTGATTAGACATCTAACCAAATACCAATATAATCACATAAATTTCAGGCGAGGAATTTGAAAAAACGAAAACACATCTTCCTGGACGATAATGCTAAAGTCGGCAGAATGGAAAGGAAAATTAAAAAATACAACAGATACAAGTCCCACAGTGAAAAAACTCCCGAGGAAGATTTCCGTCTGCAGGAGAAACTGGCTATGCTCAGTGTGGTGGCCAGTAACTTTATGATGACCGGTCACAGTCCCACCATGGTCCTAACCAAACGTGAAGAAGGAGACGAGGTTATGATGCCAGTGGGTGGTGGTCAGAAGGATCGGGCCCGGGAGATCATCTGCAAGGCAGATTTCCGTAAACTCTACCGTGGAGGTAAGGGCCGCAAAACCGACCCACTCATGATCGTAACCGCCATCTGCATGTACGTCATGAGACAGGACAACCCACGAAGGGGAGATATACGTTACTCAAACAATTTTATTAGCAATGTTGGAGTAACCAAAGAAATTTACGGACACATTAGTCAAAAACTTGATGCAGAGCAAAATTCCTGATTTTTGATAGGTCGCTCTATATAGTGATATCAAAATTCTTGAACACATTTCTACTTTTGACTTAACTACAACAATATTCAAACCTAACATGGCATGGCCATCGTTGATTAGATAGGTTTTTGTTTAATTAGGAAGGTTTTTTTGTTAATTAATTAGATAAACTAGCCTATACTGATAGTGAAATTGATTCTCAACGAAATTAATATAGTTATTTGACAAATGTTCCTTTTTGAAGGTCTTTCAAGGCATCCTCAATCTCTTCAGTCGTGTTCATCACAAATGGACCATAACGAGCTATGGGCTCATTTAAGGGCTTACCTGATATTAAAAGAAATCTTAATGTTTTGTTTTCCGTGTGAACTTTAATTGACTCCCCTTCACCAAAAATCACCAAATTAGTGGCAGATACCAGTGATCCTTCTTCATCAAAGACCCCTTCACCTTCAAATACGTATGCAAAAACCGTGTGCCCCTCTGGGAGTTTATGCTCAAAAGAACTTTCTGCTTCCAGCGAAACATCCAAGTATTCCGGGTCTGCAAAGATTTCAGTTACTGGTCCTTTAACCCCGTTTAGCTCTCCGGCGATGACTTTAACCTGCACACCTTCGGATAGTGTTATTTCTGGTATCTGGGATGCTTTTACTTCCTGATAACGCGGATGAGTCATTTTCAATTTAGCAGGGAGATTTACCCATAATTGAAATCCTTCCAGTTTACCCTCTTCTGGCTTCTGAGGCATTTCTTCATGGAGTATCCCACTACCAGAAGTCATCCATTGCACATCACATGCTCCAATTGTTCCAGAGTTCCCCATGCTGTCTTTATGATTCACATTACCACTTAACATGTAAGTAACAGTTTCAATACCCCGGTGAGGGTGCAGGGGAAACCCAGCCAGATAATCCCGGGGATCATCAGAACCGAAATGATCGAATAACAGGAATGGATCCAGGTAATCCAGATAATCCGTGGCAATGGTTCTTCTTAGGCGAACACCGGCTCCTTCCATTACGTAGATTGGTTCAACAATCTCTGCAACCTTTTTTAGCGACATATTTATATCTCCTAATCACTTGTCAGTGGTAATTTACTTATTTTCCAGGCAACGAATCCGCCCAAGATATTATAAGCCCCAATAAATCCAGATTCCATCATTTTCTCCATGAAATAACCACCCCGAACACCGCTCTTGCAGTAAATAATGTAGGGACGCGTTTTATCCAGTTTTTCCACTTTACTCTGGAAGTGGTGACCATCATAATCCAGGTTCATTGCCCCGGGAATGTGTTCCTTTATAAAATCCTCCTCAGGCCTAATATCCAGTATAGCAATTTCTGGTTCTTTTTCAATTAAATCAAGCACACTTTCAGGAGTTATGGTAATGAATTTTCCCATTTCTATCACCACTTTTATTATTGTTTTAATTACCTTTCTTATTTTCTATGGTCATCCAGGATTTATCAACAGATAAAAAGGAAGGATATGTAAAAATGAAACAACCTCTCTCTACTTAAGCATGAGGATTAGATCATAAGATATCCTCTCCATAATTTTAATTGTCAGGATTATGACATCATTCATGTCCAGAATAAGGAATGTGACAAAAAATCACTCTTTTGCATGCGTAAAGTATATATACGGGTTGAAAGGATAATTATATTCCATACCAGGGGGACAATTTAATATCCCGGAGTTCCCAAATAATGGGGGGTTACAGTTTAAATCCATAGCGATTACTGTCGAAAAAGAAGGAACTAAATACATTGAAACTGATCTTAGAGGAAGTCAACTCCTCCAATCTTCACATTTAAATAAGGGCACTGCTTTTAGTACTAAAGAACGTCAATTATTCAATCTTATCGGACTCTTACCTCATTCTGTGGAAACTCTGGATGAACAGCTTCAGAGAGCCTATCAACAGTACTCTCTCCAGGCAGATGACCTCCAGAAAAATATCTTTCTAAACAACCTTTACCATACCAATGAAACTCTTTTCTTCCGCCTTATCCGGGAACACATCCAGGAAATGATGCCCATCATTTACACACCCACTGCAGGCCTGGCAATCCAGCATTACAGTGATGAATTCCGAAAACCGCGTGGAATTTATCTTTCTTATCCAGAAAGGGACCATATCAATGAAATCCTTGATCACTGGGATGCAAATGACATTAACCTGATTGTTTTAACTGATTCTGAGCAGATACTGGGAATTGGTGACCAGGGAGCTAATGGAATAGGTATTTCCGTGGCTAAACTGGTGGTTTACACCTTATGTGCCGGTATAAATCCCCGAAGGATGCTGCCCATCATGATCGATGTGGGCACCAATAACCCTCAGCTACTGGAAGATCCATTCTACCTGGGCTGGCGTCATCACCGCATCAGCAGTGAAGAGTACCACCAGTTCGTGGAAACCGTAATCAACGCCATAAAAGAAAAGTTCCCCCAGGTTTTTCTCCAGTGGGAGGATTTCGGTAAGAAAAATGCCAGACATCACCTTGACCGTTACCAGGATACCATGTGCACCTTCAATGATGATATACAGGGTACCGGGGCCGTTGCCATGGCCGCTCTCCTGAATGCTTTGAAAATAACCGGAACCCCTCTATCTCATCATCGGGTGCTTGTCTACGGAGCAGGAACTGCTGGTTGTGGTATCGCTGATCAGATCTGGGAGCAGATGATCAAGGAAGGTCTCAATCACCAGGATGCCTACAATCGTTTCTATTTAATGGACCGTCAGGGACTGGTAACCAGTAACCGGGAAAATATTGATTACTTTAAAGCACCATACGCTCGCAGTTCATCTGAAACAGATGAATGGGACCCTGCAGATGATCCCACCAGGCTTCTGGATGTGGTGCGTAACGTGCATCCAACCATCCTTATTGGCACCAGCACGGTGCATGGGGCTTTCAACCGTGAAGTCGTAACTACCATGGCCACCCATGTGGAAAGACCAATAATATTCCCATTATCCAATCCATTGACCCTGGCAGAAGCCACACCTGATGATATAATTCACTGGACAGAGGGGCGTGGCCTGGTGGCGACTGGAAGCCCTTTTAATGATGTGAAGTTTCAGGGGAAATCTTACCCTGTGTCACAGTGCAATAACGCCCTGATATTCCCTGGACTGGGTCTGGGTATAATCAGCTGCCAGGCCGAAAGGGTAAGCGCAGGAATGATGGATGCTGCCACCCTGGAACTGGCCAAATCTACCACTGATAAAACCAGACTGCTTCCAGAGATATCCCAGCTACAGGAAGTGAGTAAAAATATCGGGGTGGCAGTGGCCAGGCAGGCCATCCTAGAGGGAGTGGCCCGAAACAGGCCCGATCAAAATGTGGAGAATCTGGTGGAATCCAATATCTGGGAACCAGTTTACATGCCTTACCAACCTTTAAATATACCTGCCAAATAAAAAGCCCCTATAACTAATTTTTGAGCTAATCTGAGTTCAGGTAATGCAGTGATCTCCATGTACTTTATAAGGAAGTCCATATGCAGTTTTTTACACTATGCATATTAACCCCCACCATCATAATAAAGCCTAGAAATTTAGGGTTCACGGAAAATCCTAGAAAATATTCATGAAAAATCGTAGAATATTCATGGAAAATGAAGGTTAAAACATGTCACTGGTCATAAACACCACCACACCGGAAGGAATAGTCTTAGCAGGAGACAGCAGACAGAGTTACCGTAATATGAAGGGTATGGCCCGTATTGGTAGTGAAAACGCCATTAAACTCTTCCAGATCAATCGAAGGGTAGGTGTGGGCATAACTGGCCTGGCTTTCCTCCCTGATGGAGGGGTGCAGAAGAACGTAAGCCAGTACATTGAAGAGTTCCGCAGATCCTCCAAGGTTAAAAATATGGAGGTTAAGGATGTAGCCCGGAAGCTGCACCACCTCTTCAACGACAAATACCAGTGGAAAGACCAGTTAGGACAGATAAAAACCAACATCCAAAATGACTTGAATTCCAAGGGATGCACTGTGCTGGAGATGAAAATGGAAGACCAGTTATTGAAATTCAGCTTCAGAACACCCCAGGGAACCATTGAAAATGGTGTGGCACGGGCAGACCCCATTGAGATACTGGTGGCAGGTTACAATCCCGACGGAACCCACCAGGTTTACAGTGTGTCCATACCAGGACCAGTGCAAAAACTCAGGGACAGTAAAAAACCGGGAATGGAATACGGAAGTTCATGGCTTGGTCAGGGAGACGTGGCTGCACGGATAGTTTTGGGATTTGATGGTAGAATCCAGAATGTGGACTTTGTAAAAGAGGCCATGCAGGCCCGGAGTGAGCAGGAAATACAGAGCCAGCTAAGGGGACTGGAATATGCAATCCAGTGGGGAACCATGACCCTGCAGGATGCCATTGACTTTGCCACACTGATGATCCAAACCACCAGCGCCATACAACGCTTCAGTGATGGTATCAACGCCGACCCCGGGGACATGCCAGGAGTAGGGGGGCCAATTGACGTTGCGGTTATCACCCCAGACCATGGCTTTGTATGGGTGAAGAAAAAACAGTTAAAATTCGCTGATTGTGAGCTTGATCTGGATAACGAACCATTCCTTTAATCAGGACATAACTCCAGGACATGATTCCCAGACATAACTCCAGGACATAAATTCCAAAGACATGATACTCCTGGAATAGATTCTAGGAATAATTCATTAATAATTGGGTTCATATAATTAAATGATTAAATTAAATAATTAGCAAGTTATTTGATTGAATGTCACCTGAAACTTACCATCAGGAGTTAATAGCATGTCTGATCTGGCGAGTCTTTTAGCAATAACCATACCCCTTTCCTGGGCTGCTGCAGTGAGCCCAGTGACCCTGTCCATTTTTCTGGTAATAATGTCCATGACTAAAAAACCAAGATTAGCTGGTTTATCATTCTATATGGGTGCCATCGTGGTGCTCCTGGTAACAGTGGTAATTGGAATCTTTTTGGGTCAAAAATTAAGTGTTTCTGGTCATGCTGACCCTACCACCATGGCGGCTATAGATATTTTCCTGGGTGCAGTGCTCTTTCTCCTTGGATTTAGAAATATAGTAAGTAAGGACCAGGGAAAAAATAAGAACATTTTAAATCGTCTGCAGGTAGATCCCAAAACCGGTGTATTGCGCCAGTTCACCAAGTACTTTTCCATTGGAATTATAGCATTTTTAATGAATTTCAGCACGGCCATCTTTGTCCTGGCAGCAGGACGTGCCATAGGAGTAGCCAATGCAGGTTTAACCAATGATACAACATCAGTTCTTATTTTAATTCTGATCACCCTTGTAATAATAGAAATACCACTAATATTCTTCATTCTCCTGCCAGATAAGGCCCATAAAATTCTGAGTCCGGTTAATGATTGGATTTCCAATCATGGAAATCTGGTGACTGGGATTTTCTGTATTGCCATTGGGTTTTTCGTGGTTTACAGTGGCCTGGGGAAGTTGGGAATCGCCTGATGAAGAAAAATGAGAATAGAGAAGAAAAACCAGCTGATAAAGATTAAGATAAAATAGTAAATATGGTAAAAAGATAAATGAAAGTTCTATTTTTGAATTTCATTAATTTTTCAATACCTCTTTTCCAATTATTTATTTTTAATTGCCCGTCCTAAAATATCCTTTTTTAATTACCCTCTTCAATTACCATGTTTATATTAAATACATATCCTCAGCTTTCCTATAGAGTTCTTCACGGAACTTAGGATGAGCTATGTTAATTATTTCCTGTGCCCTTTCTCGTGTGGATTTACCCTTGAGGTTGGCCACCCCATACTCCGTTACCAGGTAATGGGTGTCCATTCGGGGTGTGGTGACCATTGCACCGGGATCTAAACGGTCCACCACCCGTGAAATAGCACCATTTTTGGCAGTGGAGTAAAATGCTAATATCGATTTCCCATCTCTGGAGTCAAAAGCTCCTCGGACAAAATCAAGCTGCCCCCCGGTCCCACTGTACTGATGGCCGGCCAGGTACTCAGCATTGCACTGCCCCAGGAGATCTACCTGTATTAAGGAGTTTATGGATATCATACGGTCGTTTTTAGCTATTACGCCAGGGTTGTTTACATAGGAGCATGGGTAGCTTTCCATGGCTGGGTTCTGGTCCATAAACTCCAGCATTTCCTGGTCACCCTGAGCCACGGTGAAAACATGCTTGCGGGGGTGGAGGGTTTTCTTTTCACCGGTTACTACTCCCTTTTTTATGAGGTGGACCATACCCGGCCCAAATACTTCAGTGTGGATTCCCAGGTCGTTATGGTTTTCCAACTGCTCAGCCACTGCATTGGGCAGTACACCAATACCCATCTGGATGGTGGCACCATCTGGGACCAGTTCAGATATTTTTTTACCAATGATATCTGCTTCAGGTTGTTTAAACCCACAGGGGAAGTCAGGAATTGGCTGATGGTTTTCAACCACTGCATCCACCTCTGAAATATGGATCAGGGAATCTCCGAATACACGAGGCATGTTCTGGTTTACTTCCACAATCAAGACCCTTGCAGCCCGGGCAGCAGTGGAGGTGAAGTCGTTAGCAGTTCCAAAGGAGAAGTAACCAGCATCGTCCATGGGTGAAACTGTGGTTATACACACATCCACTCCAATGAATTCTTCCAGAAGTCGAGGTATCTGGTGCAAATGGTTGGGAACGTAGTAGTTAAGTCCAGTGCTCACCAGGCCCCGGGTGCCAGAATCCACGAATCCACTATAGGCCTCCACACAATCCATTAAGTCAGGGGCCAGTATGGTGGAGCAAACACTATCCATGGGGAGCACAGAGAACATTTTAATTTTTTCAAGGTCCCCCTCCCTCAGACGTTGGGCCACTGCCTCCAGAAGGGCTGGTGGTTCAGCCATGGTCAGACCATGAACCAGCATGTCCCCTTTTCTGATTAATTTGACTGCTTCTTCTGGAATAGTTAATTTTGCCCTGTATTCTTTTTTATACATTTAACCCCCACCTTTCTGCCTTTTTTTAATTAACTTGAATGCTCATTTTTATTTTAATTAAATTTTTATTTTACTTGAAAAATCGGACATTTTATGGAATTAATCTAGTTTTTCAAATATTCTATTTTTTAAAACATCCTCATTTCCAAATTTTAACATTTCATATATTCCCATTATTATAAATAGGTTGTTATATAATCTTCAACTGCCAATGTAAGGTAGTATAATTACGGAAATATCTTGAAATTATATAATATTCTATAAAATTTGTAAAAAAGTTAAGAAGCGGCTTTCCAATCAAATGATAATAATATAAATTTGCAAAATATACATTATTATGATGATTTGAATTCTATTAATTTGAACAGTCTTATTGCTAATAGACATCACACATGGACATCACTTACAAAAGAGGAGATTATATGAGTTTTTTAAATTTGGATAATTTTAGGGCACTGGCCGAGAGATTCGTGTCCCAGATGTTACAGGGTAACTACGAAATGGCTGCCAGCCAGTTTGATAACCAGATGAAAACTGCCATTCCCTTACCTGAGTTGAAAAAGTCCTGGCAACGTTTAACCATACCTGCAGGTGACTTAATCCAGTCCGGAGTGTTGCAAACCGCGGAACTGGAGGGACACCAGATCGTCAGTGTAAGGTGCCAGTTCGAACGGGCCACCATTGATGTACAGGTCGTGTTCAACAGTAAGGGTCGTGTCAGCGGATTAAGTATAATACCCTCCCAAACTGAGTACCATCCACCAGATTACGTGGATGATTCCACATTTAGAGAGGTTGAAGTGACTGTTGGCAGTGGTAAATGGTCTTTGCCAGGAACTGTCACCACCCCCACTGGTTCTGGACCGTTCCCTGGTGTGGTGCTGGTGCATGGTTCTGGCCCCAATGATCAGGACGAAACTCTGGGACCCAATAAAATATTCCGGGATATAGCCTGGGGCCTGGCTTCAAAGGGTATTGCAGTCTTGAGGTATGATAAAAGAACCCTACAGCATGCTTCAGAGTTTACACCTGAACAGTTGGCTCAGCTGACTGTGCAGGAAGAAGTTATTGATGATGCTCTACTGGCCGCTGAGTTACTACGCCAGACCCCAGAAATCGATCCAAAACAGGTTTATTTACTGGGCCACAGTTTAGGTGCATCTGTAGCCCCACGTATTGGCCAGGAAGACCCTGATCTGGCAGGATTGATTATTATGGCTGGCATTATCCGTCCTCTGGAGGATACCATCCTGGAACAGTTCACATATCTTTACAGTCTGGCTGGGAAGATGACCCAGGAACAGAAGGATACACTGGAATCTTTAAAGGTTAAAGTTGCCCGGGCAAAGGATCCCGAGCTTTCCACAGATGTTCCATCAAAAGAGCTGCCTTTGGGAATGTCAGCATCCTATTTCTTGGATCTGCGCAACCATCCCACTGCAGAAATCATTAAAAACCTGAATATGCCCATGTTGATCCTGCAGGGAGGGCGTGATTATCAGGTTTCACCAACCAAAGATTTCCAAATGTGGAAAGAGGAACTTGAATCCAGAGAAGATGTTACCTGCCAGCTATTCCCCGGTTTAAACCATCTGTTCTTTGAAGGAGAAGGTAAATCAACTCCAACTGAGTATGGAATTGAGGGTCATGTCAGTGCTGAAGTAATAACTGTTATCAGTAGCTGGCTGATAAATGAGTAATTCTCATTAACAAATGATTTAGGAATCTGAATGAGTTTTTTTTAAGAATCTGGGAGGAGTTGTTATCTTCCCCTATAAATAATTGGAAACACAAAAATTAAGTTATGGAGGGGGAATTCAATACAGAAAAAGCAGAAAAATTAACTGCAGAAACTCTTTTTAATGCGTTTTCTACTGATGAAAATGGTTTATCTTCTGAAGAAGTTAGTTCCCGCCTGGAAAAATATGGCTACAATGAAATAAAAGAAGAACGCGTAAGTCTGATTCGTAAACTCATGGGATACTTCTGGGGCCCTATTCCTTTTATGATTGAAGCTGCAGCTATTTTATCGATTATAGTTGGAGATCTGGGCGATTTTACCATAATTATGTCATTACTTTTTATTAATGCAACGGTAGGTTTCTACCAGGAGCATGAGGCAGATGATGCCATTGAACTTTTAAAAGAGAAAATGGCTATTTCTGCATACGTTCTTAGAGATAATACCTGGAATATGATTAATGCCCGGGAACTGGTACCTGGAGACATTATCCGGGTGAGAATCGGTGATGTGGCTCCAGCTGATCTGAAGCTTTTATCAGGAGAATATCTTCTTCTTGATGAATCCTCACTCACTGGAGAATCACTCCCTGTTGAGAAAAAATCAAGTGATATTTGTTATTCCGGTTCAATAGTCCAGCAGGGTGAAATGACTGGTTTGGTAGTAACTACTGGGGTTTCAACATTCTTTGGAAGGGCTTCAGAGCTCATTAAAGAAACTAATACCACAAGTCACCTTGAAAAAGCTGTGGTTAAAATTGGAGATTACCTAATAATCTTATCCGTACTCACAGTATCGGTGATATTTCTGGTGGGACTTTTCAGGCACGAAGGCCTTTTGCAAATTTTAACTTACTCATTGATACTGCTGGTGGCTTCCATACCCGTAGCCCAGCCCGCAGTCCTATCCGTGACCATGGCCATCGGAGCACGAGTTTTAGCACGTAAAAACGCCATAGTAAGCAAATTATCATCTATTGAAGAAATGGCTGGAATGGACGTTCTTTGCTCAGATAAAACAGGGACCATTACCAAGAACAAGATCACAGTCCGTGAAATTCAGGTTTTTGGAGATTATGAGAAATCTGATGTTCTTCTCTATGGATCTCTGGCTTCTGAGGAAGAAACCCCTGACCCTATAGATCAGGCTATTTTTAGCTGTTTAAAAAGGGTTGATCACCTGGAATCTTTTAAAACACTGGAATTCAAGCAATTTGATCCAATTTCAAAGAAAACAATTGCTATGGTGGAAGATTCAAAAGGAAATAAATTTCAGGTGGCCAAAGGCGCACCCCAATCCATATTAGCAATTCTTCCCCCGGAAGAGGATTCAGCCATAAAAGTAAACGAAAAGGTTGATATCTGGGCTAATAAAGGTTATCGAGCCTTAGCAGTCGGTTGGGGGCAGGAAAACCATTGGAATTTAGTGGGCTTACTGGCACTTTACGATCCACCCCGTCCTGATTCGGCTCAAACCATTCAGGAGGCTCAGGACATGGGTGTGGAAGTTAAAATGGTCACGGGAGATCATATTGCCATTGCCAGAGAAACAGCAGCTGATGTAGGCCTTAGAAAGAACATAAGACTTCCGGACGAATTTAAGGATAAACCCGCCCGTAAGGCCAAGAGAGTGGTGAGTGAAGCCCATGGATTTGCCCAGGTTTTCCCGGAAGACAAGTACCATATAGTGGAATTATTGCAGAAATGTGGGAAAATTGTGGGTATGACTGGAGATGGGGTTAACGATGCCCCCGCCCTTAAAAAGGCAGATGTGGGCATAGCAGTTTCTGGTGCCACTGATGCGGCTAAGTCTGCCGCGGATATTGTATTCACCTCACCAGGACTTAACGTGATTATAGATGCCATTCATGAAAGTCATAAGATATTCCTGCGGATGTACAGTTACTCACTTTACCGAGTATCAGAGACCATTCGCATCCTTATATTCACCGCGCTGACCATTCTGGTATTCCAGTTTTATCCATTAACACCGGCCATGCTGGTGATCATCGCCCTTTTAGATGATATACCCATTATGACCATTGCCTACGACCATACCGAAAAAGTCCAGCGGCCACAAAAATGGAATATGAAAGTGAATCTGGGAATGTCCACCTATCTAGGGATTATTGGAGTTTTTTCATCATTCATCCTACTTTACATCTTGATGGAATGGTTCCACCTCAGCCCAGGGATGATTCAATCCCTGATATTCCTGAAACTGGTGGTAGCCGGTCACCTTACCATGTTCGCCACCAGGGTAAAAGGACCATTCTGGTCTTTAAGACCTAAAGGGATATTTTTCTGGTCCATAATACTCACTGACATTGCAGCCACCCTATTTGTGGTCTCTGGATGGATTATGCCTGCAGTGAGCTGGGAATTAGTGGGTTTTGTATGGCTGTACGCTCTGGTGGCATTTGTTGCTGAAGACATATTGAAAATGAGATTTTACAGAGTCTTAGAAAGAATGAACCTTAGTTAAGCTAAAACCTTAGTTAAGCTAAATTAAGCTAAAAAAATGATTAATATTTTGGTTTCAGGGCAATGAAAATACCATTGTCCTTGGTGATCTTAATCATTCCTTCTTTTTCTATTATATCTGTAATGTAATTCTCGAAATCTTTCCGATTCTGACCATTAAGGGCATGGTTAACCTTTCCAAAGGAAAGAATGTAATCCACCAAAGGTCCGGCTTCAGTTACTTCCAGACCATCCTGATATTTAATTAACTTCACCTGGTCAAAGGATT belongs to uncultured Methanobacterium sp. and includes:
- the hisF gene encoding imidazole glycerol phosphate synthase subunit HisF, producing MLAKRIIPCLDCDLNVPHGRVVKGVEFKQIRYAGEPVELATKYYEDGADEIVFLDITASHERRETMADVINATTENVFVPICVGGGIRKPQDYVNMLKAGADKCSTNTAAIHNPDLINEASKVVGSQACVIGIDAKRRYIEDPKESDDHIIIETPQGYCWYDCSIYGGREFTGIDAVKWAMECQERGAGEILLTSMDRDGTKDGYDIPLNQTMSEMLDIPIIASGGGGNPDDIYEVLTLGKADAALAASIFHFDEYPVPVVKEFLKENGVAVRL
- a CDS encoding rhodanese-like domain-containing protein produces the protein MGKFITITPESVLDLIEKEPEIAILDIRPEEDFIKEHIPGAMNLDYDGHHFQSKVEKLDKTRPYIIYCKSGVRGGYFMEKMMESGFIGAYNILGGFVAWKISKLPLTSD
- a CDS encoding GAP family protein, which gives rise to MSDLASLLAITIPLSWAAAVSPVTLSIFLVIMSMTKKPRLAGLSFYMGAIVVLLVTVVIGIFLGQKLSVSGHADPTTMAAIDIFLGAVLFLLGFRNIVSKDQGKNKNILNRLQVDPKTGVLRQFTKYFSIGIIAFLMNFSTAIFVLAAGRAIGVANAGLTNDTTSVLILILITLVIIEIPLIFFILLPDKAHKILSPVNDWISNHGNLVTGIFCIAIGFFVVYSGLGKLGIA
- a CDS encoding DUF4013 domain-containing protein, with the protein product MNVSEMVADSLKFPFSNVKRLLTLGILMATSILIIPAILAYGYNLRIIEYSFKDSNELPPFNEWLNMFVDGLKYIVVIIIYRGIPAIIVGIISTIIIMSLMFSGQLTSLNAFLTTYFQILFVVGFIIMVFPYILSFIALPHIVKKDKLEASVKFKDIFGIIKNIGWVNYIIGVVVLTAFSAVVSALSAIPQLMNMGIITVYAVAAVVGFFLGSYVSAFSGRFLSLIYNEGIEKVDIETVE
- a CDS encoding NAD-dependent malic enzyme, with amino-acid sequence MTVEKEGTKYIETDLRGSQLLQSSHLNKGTAFSTKERQLFNLIGLLPHSVETLDEQLQRAYQQYSLQADDLQKNIFLNNLYHTNETLFFRLIREHIQEMMPIIYTPTAGLAIQHYSDEFRKPRGIYLSYPERDHINEILDHWDANDINLIVLTDSEQILGIGDQGANGIGISVAKLVVYTLCAGINPRRMLPIMIDVGTNNPQLLEDPFYLGWRHHRISSEEYHQFVETVINAIKEKFPQVFLQWEDFGKKNARHHLDRYQDTMCTFNDDIQGTGAVAMAALLNALKITGTPLSHHRVLVYGAGTAGCGIADQIWEQMIKEGLNHQDAYNRFYLMDRQGLVTSNRENIDYFKAPYARSSSETDEWDPADDPTRLLDVVRNVHPTILIGTSTVHGAFNREVVTTMATHVERPIIFPLSNPLTLAEATPDDIIHWTEGRGLVATGSPFNDVKFQGKSYPVSQCNNALIFPGLGLGIISCQAERVSAGMMDAATLELAKSTTDKTRLLPEISQLQEVSKNIGVAVARQAILEGVARNRPDQNVENLVESNIWEPVYMPYQPLNIPAK
- a CDS encoding pirin family protein; the protein is MSLKKVAEIVEPIYVMEGAGVRLRRTIATDYLDYLDPFLLFDHFGSDDPRDYLAGFPLHPHRGIETVTYMLSGNVNHKDSMGNSGTIGACDVQWMTSGSGILHEEMPQKPEEGKLEGFQLWVNLPAKLKMTHPRYQEVKASQIPEITLSEGVQVKVIAGELNGVKGPVTEIFADPEYLDVSLEAESSFEHKLPEGHTVFAYVFEGEGVFDEEGSLVSATNLVIFGEGESIKVHTENKTLRFLLISGKPLNEPIARYGPFVMNTTEEIEDALKDLQKGTFVK
- a CDS encoding acetyl-CoA hydrolase/transferase C-terminal domain-containing protein → MYKKEYRAKLTIPEEAVKLIRKGDMLVHGLTMAEPPALLEAVAQRLREGDLEKIKMFSVLPMDSVCSTILAPDLMDCVEAYSGFVDSGTRGLVSTGLNYYVPNHLHQIPRLLEEFIGVDVCITTVSPMDDAGYFSFGTANDFTSTAARAARVLIVEVNQNMPRVFGDSLIHISEVDAVVENHQPIPDFPCGFKQPEADIIGKKISELVPDGATIQMGIGVLPNAVAEQLENHNDLGIHTEVFGPGMVHLIKKGVVTGEKKTLHPRKHVFTVAQGDQEMLEFMDQNPAMESYPCSYVNNPGVIAKNDRMISINSLIQVDLLGQCNAEYLAGHQYSGTGGQLDFVRGAFDSRDGKSILAFYSTAKNGAISRVVDRLDPGAMVTTPRMDTHYLVTEYGVANLKGKSTRERAQEIINIAHPKFREELYRKAEDMYLI